From a region of the Leishmania donovani BPK282A1 complete genome, chromosome 24 genome:
- a CDS encoding phosphatidylinositol 3-kinase, putative, with the protein MTSTSVALIASVLRQPRVGDDLQWVRYDAPFRTAQDYAAAEYLYRLRLCSLRLRSSLLSPSLPRTGPVSEVAHLLPHYPVQITAQLVYMDEPLSPVVESAAVYASAAALLPPASPVGGDTDTHAEMEVVYTFTDEWLVFPLELCDVPLDASCKLHLWHRDTHVAEAAFHVYSVAGELCVGQRQLALSTGGDAPSDEQLWSTSTRAAELLADFHRGMMPPIPWLDTLSIQQLEAEHARHGNAVVRKGSPQSAKDPCGAPTAILTLYLPAATTAVFFEPGVARVSDDMKSLLQHSDAADDSCDFTQRPFPDQYTFFKEHNLCEAKAAITSKTQYFLSDSSAPPGPKERHQLASLLRRPPIQLDNVAGAVVTGAGAGGVGGGRLEETRLLWKYRHFICRDGKYFLPFMRCVDWANTHSSERRAACALIYQWARPAFEDVLACLSFYFDHVAPVRQYAVRLLRREGDGRLCQLAFQLVQAVRYDSAEAELANFLVERAVGCWELCSTLYTLLSVEVALEKRRTLSAAGKASDDRHGGRALFEPLLRRLSERLTQQCPHFATRLRQQHAMHRVLQLLSRQLQQSSLDRLGKTALGNKLIAKQACGLRALFSSVHHGMPSRRNVNGSFSSSLMTHSSAGMREEHSMSSARTGDGSEEADANGGDGSSAVEASDVDSAADDEVRRLRFPPLSPQSQGSAPRSPPSQSGAKQQYRSRHASAVDVLDRYGVATLATHPGIPITGLLSDSLYIFKSAKLPMRLTFTALRPAGLAWGGGRGGEPLYGASPSPCLLTPLAMQPAPSQQRSGGLQGMNSSGGGASAAVAAEEQAEGFLGAGEGDTVPLAMMYKYNDDIRQDQLIVQLIRLMDDLLQRDGLQLYLTPYRVIATAPNEGLVEIVPQVTTFFSVQRDVLKYLRVYNSTAELLRQAMDRYTRSFAGYCVITFVLGIGDRHLENILITQDGRLLHIDFGYVLGNDPKPFPPPMKINREMVEVLGGPQSTGFTEFKLYCCSAYNTLRKHAPLLLHILLLGAHTEGMPQVTGEGGDPRVNLLKVQEKLRLDLTNAQATQYLQNVIADSVGSIFTNLWDVLHAAAQATRG; encoded by the coding sequence ATGACGTCGACGAGTGTGGCGTTGATTGCGAGCGTCCTGCGGCAGCCTCGCGTAGGCGATGATCTGCAGTGGGTGCGCTACGATGCGCCGTTTCGCACGGCGCAGGActacgcagcggcagagtATCTCTATAGACTGCGCTTGtgctcgctgcggctgaggAGTTCGTTGCTGtcgccgtctctgcctcgcaCAGGCCCGGTAAGCGAGGTGGCTCACCTGCTTCCCCACTATCCTGTCCAGATAACCGCCCAACTCGTCTACATGGATGAGCCGCTGAGCCCTGTCGTTGAATCGGCAGCCGTGTacgcgtctgccgcggccctgctgccgcccgcATCCCctgtcggcggcgacacggacacgcacgcagagatgGAGGTGGTCTACACGTTTACCGATGAGTGGCTTGTCTTTCCGCTAGAGCTGTGTGATGTACCGCTCGATGCAAGCTGCAAGCTGCACCTCTGGCACAGGGACACGCACGTCGCGGAGGCCGCCTTTCACGTCTACTCCGTGGCAGGAGAGTTGTGCGTtggccagcggcagctggcgctgaGCACGGGCGGTGACGCTCCGAGTGATGAGCAGTTGTGGAGCACCTCTACGCGTGCCGCGGAGCTCCTGGCTGACTTTCACCGCGGCATGATGCCACCCATCCCATGGCTGGATACGCTGTCCATACAGCAACTGGAGGCTGAACATGCACGGCATGGCAACGCCGTTGTCCGCAAAGGAAGCCCACAGTCGGCCAAAGACCCCTGCGGCGCACCAACAGCAATTTTGACGCTGTACCTTCcagcggccaccaccgccgtctttTTCGAGCCTGGCGTTGCGCGCGTGTCGGACGACATGAAAAGCCTGCTACAGCacagcgacgctgcagacGACTCCTGTGACTTCACTCAGCGTCCTTTTCCTGATCAGTACACCTTCTTCAAGGAGCACAACCTCTgcgaggcgaaggcggccaTCACGTCCAAGACACAGTACTTTCTGTCCGACAGCAGTGCCCCTCCCGGGCCGAAGGAGCGCCACCAGCTGGCGAGCCTTTTGCGGCGTCCGCCCATTCAACTGGACAacgtcgccggtgccgtggtgacgggtgccggcgccggaggGGTCGGCGGTGGGCGGCTGGAGGAGACGCGCTTACTGTGGAAGTACCGTCACTTCATATGTCGCGACGGCAAATACTTCCTGCCCTTCATGCGGTGCGTCGACTGGGCGAACACCCACTCCAgcgagcggcgcgccgcctgcgccctCATCTATCAGTGGGCGAGGCCGGCCTTCGAGGATGTGTTGGCGTGCCTCAGCTTCTACTTTGACCAtgtggcgccggtgcgccagTACGCCGTGCGCCTGTTGCGCAGGGAAGGCGATGGGCGACTGTGTCAACTCGCCTTCCAGCTTGTGCAGGCAGTGCGGTACGActcggcggaggcggagctggcaaACTTCTTGGTGGAGCGCGCCGTGGGGTGCTGGGAGCTGTGCAGCACCCTCTACACCCTGCTCTCGGTGGAGGTGGCTCTGGAGAAGCGTCGCACCTTGAGTGCTGCGGGAAAGGCGAGCGATGACAGGCATGGCGGCAGGGCCCTCTTCGAGCCACTGTTGCGTCGCTTGTCGGAGCGGTTGACACAGCAGTGCCCGCACTTCGCCACACGtctccgccagcagcacgcaaTGCACcgggtgctgcagctgctcagccgccagctgcagcagagctCACTAGATCGCCTGGGGAAGACGGCGCTGGGCAACAAGCTGATCGCAAAGCAGGCGTGCGGCCTGcgcgccctcttctcctctgtGCACCACGGCATGCCGTCCAGGAGAAACGTGAATGGgagcttcagcagcagcctgaTGACGCACTCCTCGGCGGGTATGCGGGAGGAGCACTCGATGAGCTCTGCccgcaccggcgacggcagcgaggaggccgaCGCGAACGGAGGCGACGGGAGCAGTGCTGTCGAGGCAAGCGACGtggacagcgccgccgatgacgaAGTGCGGCGTTTGCGCTTTCCGCCCCTGTCACCACAGTCACAAGGAAGTGCGCCACGGTCTCCTCCGTCTCAGAGCGGAGCCAAGCAGCAgtaccgcagccgccacgccTCAGCCGTTGACGTGCTGGACCGCTACGGCGTCGCGACGCTCGCGACACACCCCGGCATCCCCATCACGGGGCTCCTTTCCGATTCGCTGTACATCTTCAAGAGCGCCAAGCTGCCGATGCGCCTGACTTTCACGGCCCTGCGGCCAGCGGGTCTCGCGTGGGGCGGTGGGCGAGGGGGCGAGCCGCTCTACGGTGCTTCGCCGTCTCCCTGCTTGCTGACACCGCTCGCGATGCAGCCCGCACCGTcccagcagcgcagcggtggaCTGCAAGGGATGaacagcagtggcggcggtgccagcgCAGCCGTTGCGGCGGAGGAACAGGCAGAAGGCTTTCTCGGAGCCGGGGAAGGCGACACAGTGCCGCTGGCCATGATGTACAAGTACAACGACGACATCCGGCAGGACCAGCTCATTGTCCAGCTTATCCGCCTTATGGACGACCTCCTACAGCGAGATGGACTGCAACTCTACTTGACACCGTATCGCGTGATTGCCACCGCCCCGAACGAGGGTCTTGTCGAAATTGTGCCGCAGGTGACGACGTTTTTCagcgtgcagcgcgacgtGCTGAAGTACCTGCGGGTGTACAACAgcacggcggagctgctgcggcaggcgatGGACCGCTACACTCGCAGCTTCGCCGGCTACTGCGTCATCACCTTCGTCCTTGGCATCGGCGACCGCCACTTGGAGAACATCCTCATCACACAGGACGGCCGACTGCTGCACATCGACTTCGGCTACGTGCTCGGCAACGACCCGAAGCCCTTCCCGCCGCCCATGAAGATCAACCGTGAGATGGTGGAGGTGCTTGGTGGGCCGCAGAGCACCGGCTTCACTGAGTTCAAGCTgtactgctgcagcgcctaCAACACGCTACGCAAGCAcgccccgctgctgcttcacatactgctgctcggcgctcACACTGAGGGTATGCCACAAGTAACCGGGGAGGGTGGCGACCCTCGCGTGAACCTGCTGAAGGTACAGGAAAAGCTGCGGCTTGACCTGACCAACGCCCAGGCGACGCAGTACCTGCAGAACGTGATCGCCGACAGCGTTGGCTCTATATTTACGAACCTCTGGGACGTCCTGCACGCCGCTGCACAGGCTACCCGTGGTTAA
- a CDS encoding tubulin folding cofactor D, putative, whose amino-acid sequence MPSPHVEKTPMDARADASDPAPAATMVSAGDVPNAEEDTAVASDTGMLDNNDDEEACDPSFFEEEAECAALLARAAELLPPTNKQLLPSVGQDPNGVAAMLEDRFAKIVDRYQNSPHLLYPYLEMLIQPLVDLLLRYLPNAAEVWAREAGSGAGESPTAAAGAGEALTSSTVAGAASAPPASAAATQTLVVASALGQDLTMFDADAPKTPLHVVCKALYSVVKTAGEKCCTSHFPNNVGHYEDVFYTLQLWVADATRQREWEVRYCLLLWLSNLVLVPFSLALVDTNSAEEGGGSAAVRRLPLSDATLVTASRFLADTSKCREAAALLVARLLTRPDSARHRGLFFDFANFILESTSPTATVGAGGAATVVPPGAPWAFLAEGTQNTFSSLLSQPFLLPGVLLAIAKTMKLGRREELVGFAPRLLACVAAVFEQHLNDSLLCKTATKVGQRLVLSMLKRRRAEWRYSRHIASLSANLGVAAAEGAAQLSARQEEEAGRDAVDEDKIDGLDGDEESLETGIGLLLQAVGHKDTVVRWSAAKGIGRVCERLPAVFAEEVMGEVLKVFRNAYSDAHWHGGLLTIAELCRRGLVGTALLSKVVPLVAEGLTYDLSRGTYSVGAHVRDAACYTCWSVARAYDAEDLVIHVRQLSVALVVTALFDREVNVRRAAAAAFQECVGRLGNFEHGIELVTAVDFFSLASLRHAYTVVAPVIAQYDTYRDGMLRELVGAKLLHWDRNVRQMAAIALGLVAIREPAATILEEVLPELLRRVEDTTVATRHGAILAIAELIRNLTPSAWSEGHIVQFIGMLATLEGSRGFSARGGTHIRQACCVMLQAIAGQSLPLPNTVEVRRVGGRVDKVRTLAVVFAFLKDSWDNILDWVQHAAADTFCAVAQTYFVKFLPSFHGKVLMEVYEGCLPAQRVLSRRGFLAAVGGLPATLLNAPWAPGAMTSADGPTSGASAPLAFEAFLPVLQRASLLSAEDLQNPELADAHVRRNAVRSLAQVLVRIDPGAPSVTPAWYTTVMEGTVLQALQDYATDKRGDVGSFVRLAVLEGLPSLLTYGLTAAAAVPLCTAATKMRVLQGVVRCVLEKLDRVRAVAGGVLARVLLDDPCDKALWAEGTDKDVGLSNYELSIKAEVALFRAHLRRLVTHVTGEDSDAGGERGEPLAWNNTQQVISCIGPFVLIHCPVSLAHAAMEGLVVAAGDLSEHVRRPAAAALLSAFHGDHATSAEASATLPQRLSACLMDVLVAHEHEERMLKPASRVLDLLINESVFAVEQHRAVLEMLRKELKHFALNIIVLLAMVPLLTNVCRSPDVEVRRGAWALALTMIASRYPKVRAKVASDLYASLLVLTSGALAPAGLPLEGCRRAMAHLMLVQWDGSDAARTRAARNELYDMLEIDPPAARAANAGESANEDAQRGSMQPARSLRGAVAATYKSLVQETGY is encoded by the coding sequence ATGCCGTCACCTCACGTGGAGAAAACGCCAATGGACGCGCGGGCGGATGCGAGTGATcccgcgccagcggcgacgatggtCAGCGCAGGCGATGTGCCCAACGCTGAGGAGGACACAGCTGTCGCTTCGGACACGGGCATGCTAGATAACAACGATGACGAAGAGGCGTGCGACCCGTCCTtcttcgaggaggaggcggagtgTGCCGCtctgctcgcgcgcgctgcagagctGTTGCCGCCCACAAATAAGCAGCTTTTGCCCTCTGTCGGCCAGGACCCGAACGGAGTGGCTGCCATGTTGGAAGATCGCTTCGCGAAGATTGTCGACCGCTACCAGAACAGCCCACATCTCTTGTACCCGTACCTGGAGATGCTGATACAGCCTCTCGTGGACCTGCTTCTCCGCTATCTGCCCAACGCCGCGGAGGTGTGGGCACGCGAAGCGGGGTCGGGAGCGGGAGAGTCGCCTACGGCAGCTGCGGGTGCTGGGGAAGCCTTGACATCGTCCACCGTTGCCGGGGCGGCATCAGCACCaccggcgtctgcggcggcgacgcagacgctggtggtggcgagtGCGCTGGGTCAGGACTTGACCATGTTCGATGCGGACGCACCCAAGACCCCGCTGCACGTAGTGTGCAAGGCCCTCTACAGCGTCGTCAAGACCGCTGGAGAAAAGTGCTGTACGAGCCACTTCCCCAATAACGTGGGGCACTACGAAGACGTCTTTTACACGCTACAGCTGTGGGTGGCCGacgcgacgcggcagcgcgagtggGAGGTGCGCTactgcctgctgctgtggctctCGAATCTCGTCCTCGTGCCCTTCTCTCTAGCCCTTGTCGACACGAACTCCgccgaggaaggcggcggctcggCGGCGGTTCGACGGCTACCGCTCTCAGACGCCACCCTTGTCACAGCAAGCCGCTTCCTCGCCGACACGTCCAAGTgtcgcgaggcggcggccctcctcgtcgcccgCCTGCTCACTCGGCCCGACAGTGCACGGCATCGAGGGCTCTTCTTCGACTTTGCAAACTTCATTCTGGAATCCACCTCGCCCACCGCGACCGTGGGTGCTggcggggcggcgacggtggtgccgccaGGGGCTCCGTGGGCCTTCCTCGCCGAGGGGACGCAGAACACCTTCAGCTCACTCTTGTCGCAGCCTTTCCTACTGCCTGGCGTGCTGCTCGCGATTGCGAAGACTATGAAGCTCGGACGACGGGAGGAGCTCGTCGGCTTCGCACCTCGCCTGCTGGCGTGTGTGGCGGCCGTCTTTGAGCAACACCTCAACGATAGCCTCCTCTGCAAGACAGCGACAAAGGTGGGCCAGCGGCTGGTGCTGTCCATGTTGAAACGCCGCCGAGCCGAGTGGCGCTACAGCCGGCACATTGCCTCCCTCAGCGCCAACCTCGGCGTTGCGGCTGCCgagggcgcggcgcagctgagcgCGCGgcaggaggaagaggcgggcAGGGACGCCGTCGATGAAGACAAGATCGACGGGCTGGACGGAGACGAGGAAAGCCTTGAGACTGGGATTGGGCTTCTTCTCCAGGCCGTTGGGCACAAGGACACAGTAGTGCGCTGGAGCGCAGCCAAGGGCATCGGTCGCGTCTGCGAGCGACTACCTGCGGTGTTTGCCGAGGAGGTCATGGGGGAGGTACTAAAGGTATTCAGAAACGCGTACAGCGACGCCCATTGGCACGGCGGCCTCCTTACGATCGCCgagctgtgccgccgcggcctcgtgggtacggcgctgctgtcaaAGGTGGTGCCATTGGTTGCCGAGGGCCTGACGTACGACCTCAGCAGGGGCACCTACAGCGTAGGAGCGCACGTGCGGGATGCCGCGTGCTACACTTGCTGGTCCGTGGCGCGCGCCTACGACGCTGAAGACCTCGTCATCCACGTGCGCCAGCTGAGCGTCGCGCTTGTGGTTACGGCGCTTTTCGATCGTGAGGTGAacgtgcgccgcgcagcggctgccgctttTCAGGAGTGCGTGGGTCGTCTCGGCAACTTTGAGCACGGTATCGAgctggtgacggcggtggacttcttttcgcttgcctcgctgcggcacgcgTACACGGTAGTGGCGCCGGTGATCGCGCAGTACGACACGTACCGAGATGGGATGCTGCGGGAGCTCGTTGGTGCAAAGCTGCTGCATTGGGACCGCAATGTGCGCCAGATGGCCGCCATCGCGCTCGGGCTCGTTGCCATCCGTGAGCCTGCCGCTACGATTctcgaggaggtgctgccggagctgctgaGGCGAGTCGAGGACACGACAGTGGCGACGCGTCATGGCGCCATCCTCGCCATCGCGGAGCTCATCCGCAACCTCACGCCGTCTGCGTGGAGCGAGGGTCACATAGTGCAGTTTATTGGTATGCTGGCAACTCTTGAGGGGTCTCGTGGCTTTAGCGCGCGCGGTGGCACGCACATCCGACAAGCATGCTGCGTCATGCTGCAAGCCATTGCTGGCCAGTCCCTGCCCTTGCCGAACACGGTGGAGGTGAGACGAGTTGGTGGGCGGGTAGACAAGGTGCGGaccctcgccgtcgtctttGCATTTCTAAAGGACTCGTGGGACAACATTTTGGACTgggtgcagcacgccgctgcggacaCCTtctgcgcggtggcgcagacaTACTTCGTGAAGTTTCTCCCATCCTTTCACGGCAAGGTGTTGATGGAGGTGTACGAAGGCTGCTtgccggcgcagcgtgtCCTGAGTCGGCGCGGCTTTCTCGCCGCGGTAGGTGGGTTGCctgcgacgctgctgaaTGCGCCGTGGGCGCCAGGGGCAATGACAAGTGCCGACGGGCCCACCAGTGGCGCATCAGCCCCTCTCGCATTCGAAGCGTTTCTCcccgtgctgcagcgcgcctcGTTGTTGAGCGCCGAGGACCTGCAGAACCCGGAGCTGGCGGACGCTCATGTCCGCCGCAACGCGGTGCGCTCGCTCGCGCAGGTGCTCGTCCGCATCGACCCCGGCGCGCCATCTGTGACGCCGGCGTGGTACACCACGGTGATGGAGGGAACAGTGCTGCAAGCACTGCAGGACTACGCGACGGACAagcgcggcgacgtcggCTCGTTTGTGCGGCTGGCCGTGCTTGAGGGACTTCCCTCTCTGCTGACGTACGgcctcacagccgctgcggcagtcCCGCTCTGCACGGCGGCCACCAAGATGCGTGTGCTGCAAGGCGTGGTGCGATGTGTCTTGGAGAAGCTCGACCGTGTACGGGCTGTGGCCGGAGGTGtgctcgcgcgcgtgctgctggacgaTCCATGCGACAAGGCGTTGTGGGCCGAAGGGACGGACAAGGATGTGGGTCTGAGTAACTACGAGCTCAGTATCaaggcagaggtggcgctgTTTCGGGCACACCTTCGGCGCTTGGTGACCCATGTTACCGGTGAAGACAGCGACGCTggtggcgagcgcggcgaaCCCCTCGCCTGGAACAATACGCAGCAGGTCATCAGCTGCATTGGCCCGTTCGTGCTGATACACTGTCCTGTGAGCCTCGCCCACGCCGCGATGGAGGGCCTCGTCGTGGCTGCGGGTGACCTCTCCGAGCACGTGCGCAggccggctgcggcggcgctgctcagcgcTTTCCATGGCGACCACGCGACGAGCGCTGAAGCCTCGGCTACcttgccgcagcgcctgtcTGCGTGTCTCATGGACGTCCTTGTGGCCCACGAGCATGAAGAGCGCATGCTGAAGCCGGCCAGCCGCGTCCTGGACCTTCTCATCAACGAGAGCGTCTTTGctgtcgagcagcaccgcgcagTGCTGGAGATGCTGCGAAAGGAACTGAAGCACTTTGCGCTGAACATCAtcgtgctgctggcgatgGTGCCACTCTTGACGAACGTGTGCCGAAGCCCTGACGTCGAGGTGCGGCGCGGTGCGTGGGCGCTTGCTCTGACGATGATTGCCAGCCGCTACCCCAAGGTACGGGCCAAAGTGGCCTCAGACCTCTACGCGTCGCTGCTAGTGTTGACCTCCGGCGCGCTCGCCCCAGCAGGCCTCCCGCTGGAGGGGTGCAGGCGCGCGATGGCCCACCTCATGCTGGTGCAGTgggacggcagcgacgctgcgcgcACGAGGGCTGCGCGCAATGAGCTGTACGACATGCTGGAGATTGACCCCCCTGCCGCTCGAGCAGCCAACGCCGGGGAGTCGGCGAACGAAGACGCGCAGCGAGGCTCCATGCAGCCGGCGCGGAGTCTGCGGGGTGCGGTAGCCGCCACGTACAAGTCGCTCGTGCAGGAGACCGGCTACTGA